A region from the Onychomys torridus chromosome 22, mOncTor1.1, whole genome shotgun sequence genome encodes:
- the Tbl2 gene encoding transducin beta-like protein 2 has translation MELPQMPELVGLSLLVGLLALVATVAVARGWLRAEEDKASPPVRQEAKESKKSGSKKQKHNHRVRKEKPQQHSFTHRLLAAALKSHSGNISCMDFSSNGKYLVTCADDRTVRIWSTKDFLQREHRSMRANVELDHATLVRFSPDCRAFIVWLANGDTLRVFKMAKREDGGFTFTATPEDFPKKHKAPIVNIGIADTGKFIMTASSDTTILIWNLKRQVLATINTNQMNNTYAVISPCSRFVGSCGFTPDVKVWEVCFGKKGEFQEVLRAFELKGHSASVHSFAFSNDSRRMASVSKDGTWKLWDTDVEYKKQQDPYLLRTGRFEEASTMPCRLALSPDTHVLALATGTSIHLFNTRRGEKEECFESVHGECITDLTFDITGRFLASCGDRAVRLFHNTPGHRAVVEEMQGLLKRASSESTRQRLQQQLIQAQEVLKSLGALKK, from the exons ATGGAGCTGCCGCAGATGCCGGAGCTGGTGGGGCTGTCCCTGCTGGTGGGGCTGCTGGCCCTAGTGGCCACGGTGGCGGTGGCCCGGGGCTGGCTGCGGGCCGAGGAGGACAAAGCCAGCCCGCCCGTCC GCCAAGAAGCAAAAGAATCCAAGAAGTCAGGATCCAAGAAACAGAAGCATAACCATCGGGTTCGTAAGGAGAAGCCTCAGCAACACAGCTTTACCCACCGCCTTCTGGCCGCAGCATTGAAG AGCCATAGTGGGAATATATCTTGCATGGACTTCAGTAGCAATGGCAAATACCTGGTCACCTGTGCAGATGACCGCACTGTCCGAATCTGGAGCACCAAAGATTTCCTTCAGCGGGAGCACCGCAGCATGAGAGCCAATGTGGAGCTGGACCATGCCACCTTGGTGCGCTTCAGCCCTGACTGCAG AGCATTCATTGTTTGGCTGGCCAATGGGGACACCCTCCGTGTCTTTAAGATGGCCAAGCGAGAAGATGGGGGCTTTACCTTCACAGCCACCCCAGAGGACTTCCCTAAAAAGCACAAGGCGCCCATTGTCAACATCGGCATCGCTGACACAG GGAAGTTCATCATGACGGCCTCCAGTGACACGACTATCCTCATCTGGAATCTGAAACGTCAGGTGCTCGCCACGATCAATACCAACCAGATGAACAACACTTACGCTGTTATCTCCCCATGTAGCAG GTTTGTGGGTTCCTGTGGCTTCACCCCAGATGTGAAGGTCTGGGAGGTCTGCTTCGGGAAGAAAGGAGAATTCCAGGAGGTGTTGCGAGCCTTTGAGCTGAAGGGCCACTCTGCATCTGTCCACTCGTTCGCTTTCTCCAATGACTCTCGGAG GATGGCCTCTGTCTCCAAGGATGGCACATGGAAGCTGTGGGACACAGATGTGGAATACAAGAAGCAGCAGGACCCGTACTTGCTAAGGACAGGCCGCTTTGAAGAGGCAAGCACCATGCCTTGCCGCCTGGCACTCTCCCCTGACACCCATGTCCTGGCCTTGGCCACtggcaccagcattcatctcttcaACACGAGGCgtggggagaaggaggagtgCTTCGAGTCTGTCCACGGGGAATGTATTACTGACTTGACTTTTGACATCACTGGTCGCTTCTTGGCCTCCTGTGGGGACCGAGCAGTGCGGCTCTTCCACAATACCCCAGGCCACCGGGCTGTGGTGGAGGAGATGCAGGGCCTCCTGAAGCGGGCATCCAGTGAGAGCACCCGCCAGAGGCTGCAGCAGCAGCTGATCCAGGCCCAGGAGGTCCTAAAGAGCCTGGGGGCCCTGAAGAAGTGA